GGCAATATCCCTGCACATGAGGCTGGGACCCACAGAACCCAATGGACCCACCTTGTAGCGATGCAGCGGCGGGTAGGCGTAGCGGTACAGGTAGTACCGGTGCCGGCTCTTCAGCACCTGCCAGGAGAGGAAGGGAGTCAGCCCCACAGCTTGGGGGGCCGCAATGCTCCAGCACCGTGGTGGCACAACCCTACCGCATTCTCCTCCGAGTCGCCTGCCCGGGCTCTGcgcagccagctcctcaccgAGAAGGCAGAGGCGGTGGCCAGCAGGCAGGCAAGCAGCAGCGCCGTCCTCATGGTGCCACTGGGCCAGCACTGATTTCTTGTGGCCGCTGCCCTGTGGGTTATAAGGCAGTCGcggcccccccctccccgccacAGCCCGTCACCGCCCTGCCCTGGCTCTGCCCGCCCAGAAAACCCCCAAATTTTGAAGTGCCCTGCTGCCAGAAGGGATGCACCACAGCACTTAATTGAGGGTCTGGCCAGGGCTGGAGGGTATAATAATGTGCTGGGCCTtggttaaaataaatattggGAAATCTGGTTTGgggattgttttctttttctttttcttttttttttcttcttttttttttgccacctCCCTTTTTGGGAAATTCTGCCACTGTAAAgcaaccccccccaaaaaaaagaaagagtgaCCTCACCACAGTCCCTTGGGTGAAAACATCGATGGAGAACAGGCTGAGAATGCAAGCAGAGGAGACTGCCTGGAGACATCTCTTTCTGCAACATGAGGAAGAGACCACATGGTTCCAACCTCCCATGGGGTGACACGGGCTGGGGATGCGCTGCTTCCCATCAGTGCAGGTCAGACCACGCTGATTTCTGTCCTTGCCTTCATCCCAATGTCGTCTTGGATGTTTTGGGGAACAGCTCATGCCGTTCCCACATCTGAGTGGGGCAGAGAAGTCCCCGTGGCCACCCAGAGGTCCAGTGGCCCTGGTGCCCCCAGTGACCACCCTGTTCCCATCCCCAAAGGCGCAGCTGCCCATGGTGTCCCTGCAGTCATAATTACAGGGGACGCACAGGGCTGGCCACAGCTTTCAGCCAACACTGCCTCTGGCCAGGAAAAgccacaaaagaaataaaaataaaaggaaatatctttaaaaagcagtgcGGTTTTCcagtgccagcactgcactCGCTGCTAAAGAGGTGAAAAATGTGGAGCTAGATGGGCAAAATGGGGATGGGCATCAACAATGGCAATGGAGATGGAGACAAGCACAGCTTGCTGAGTTTGGAGTCTAAACTTAATTGGAGAGTGCTGCCAGGGGtgatttttaatgtaattagaGGGACACTGGTTTAAAAAAGGAACTTTGACTCTAAAAGCGCTGATTTCACCCAAGATCCCTAAAAAAAGCCGGGGCATAATGACCGCATACCCAGTGCCTATTTTAGCTGGCAAGGCAGAGCACGGTCTGGCACCAACCAGCCCCATGTCCCTGTGGTGCCACACGTGGGGCTCGGCCCCACAGAGCGCAACCCAACACCTACAGGCTCCACAATGGGCTCATTAGGGCAGGTGATGACGAACGCAGGGCCCcccaggagaaggaggaggaggaaggtgaggagggcagcctgtgctctgtCCCATGGAGCCATGTCCCATCCCGGTGCTACCCAGCACGTTGCAGTGCGCGGTGGGTATTTTTGCAGCATGGTGAGGCGGtgccacctccctgcagctATGCTGGCAGGAAACCTCAGCACCAAAAATAAGCACAGCAAACACAGGCAGGAGCGCACGGTGCTTGGCTAAATGCATCAGGCCGTAGGTATGAGCATCTGACCTGACTCTTTGCATCAATTCAATCTGTGTTTTATGCCATTTCCCACGTTACGTGGCAGGAAGACAGGTGAAGGGAATTAATGCtatgtgcagagctgcagtagTTCCGGATCCAGCAGCAATACGGAGCTGCAAGGCATGGACAAGGAGCTGAGCATGTCAGGAAAGTGTTTTTACTAAGAGGGGTTTGGAAGTTCATGCACCGCAATGGACTTCGTGTGCTGTAAATAGACTTGGTGTATTGCAGGGGctatgctgtgctgcagcagatccCACACACAGGAGAAACGTGGGTCAGCACCGGCTCTCAGCTGGCAGAAGgctggtgctggcacagctctgctccagatTCAGCTCTGATACACAGAAACCTGATCCCAGACAAAGAGTCAAAGCAGTGCCTCTATCCAGCTATGCATTGAAACCACTGTTCATGTCCCCTCTGCCCAGCCATGACCGCAAGTcgcagagagaagcagcagcagagctgcagcattgGGGTCTGATGGTTTTAATGTGAATCAAGGACATACACAGGATACATTTCAGCATGGAGAGATAAGTGCCGTGGACACAAAGAGGTTACAATCGAAGgttttctgtacatttcttacaaaatattacatacaccccccccccccagtgtgGTATGATGTGCACCGGCATGATGCTGTGTGTTGCTCCCAGCGACAAGGGCAAGGAGAGAGTGTTGGGATGCCCCCACCTGCAGGTCAGGACTCAGGATTCCCCACAGCTAGCCCCACCACTCACTGCCCACATGGCCAGCCCTCACCCTGTCTGTTTGCagaagcagaggctgacccaACTCCACCACCACAAACAAATGATGCAGCAGTGCCATCAGTACCCATCCTGGCAGTCATCATCATCGAGCTCGGCAGCCTGCTTCCTGTGGTAGGCACCCGGCCGCCGCCTGCGGTTCTTCAGGCTGCGCAGTGAGCTGGCATCCCCACGGCTGGTAGCCTCCTGGGAATgctcatcatcatcatcatcatcctccTCCTCCGGGGAAGCACTGTTGGTGCTCTCTGTGGATGTGCTCTCTTCACTCACTGTCTTGTCCTCCTCACCCTCACTGTCCTCCTGGCTGCCCTCTGGGGATGAGCTCTGGCTCTCAGTTGACGCACTTGGAGCATCCTCGTCAGGCTTGGAGACATATTCCTCTGTCTCCAAGCTGTCCtctttggacctgctctgtTCCTCCTCAGTGTCAAGGTCAGACATTGTACTTTTGTTCTCTGCGGACGCCcgctcctccctgctgctgcgtCCTTCGGGTGTGCTCACCACCTCCTCTGAGCCGTCCTCTGCAGACTCTTCATCTGATGCCTCCTGTGATGGGCTGTCCCCATCCTCCTGGGACGGGCTGTCCCCATCCTCCTGGGACGGGCTGTCCCCATCCTCTTGGGATGGGCTGTCCTCCTCTTCCCTGGATGGACTGTCCCCATCCTCCTGGGATGGACTGTCTCCATCCTCCCTGGACCTGCTGGCCTTGCTGTTCTCCTGTGAGTGACTCTTCTCCTCACTGTCTTCCACAGAGTTGGTGTCCTCAATCTCTGGGGATTGGCTGTCTTTGTCCTCCCAGGGGCTGCCAGAGTTTCCTCGGCTGCGATGCCTGCCACCCAGGCTTTCGAAGACTGAGGGGTCATCACCCTGCATGCCTTCACTGCCCAACCCAATGCTCTCTGCATCATcctcttggctgctgctgctgcctcctccccacCTGGAGCCGCCATGGTATCGGATGTGGCGGCGAGGGGCCATTGcactctcactgctgctgctgctgctactgtcACCATGTCCTCCAGTGTCCCCAGTGCCGTAAGCAGGCCCTTCACCCTCTTCCTTATCCTCATCAAAGGTGTCATCCCCGCTGTCATCCTCCTCATCCCCAGGCCAGGCAGGCAACCCGTTGTGCTCAGCAAGGTCTCGCTCCACATGGTTCCCAATGGCCACGTCCGCATCACCGGTGTCCCATGGCCCCACGCCAGCACGGAGGTGTCCATGGTCTTCATCACCCAGGAGAGGACCCAGTGCATTTACCACATCCCCTGGTGCTGCATCCTGTGGGCAACACAGCACGTTGGGTGCCCAAGCATcactgcatccctgctgctcccaaCCACAGCCCCAAAGCGCTTCCCAGCTCACCCCTTGGGCTTGGATAATGGGAGTACAAGGCAGAGGGATGGCCCTCTTTAGCCATGGGCAGGCATGACTTTGGTCTTTAACAACTTGTCATCTTGTACAGATACAAGTATATGGAGGCTTTGAGCTCAGGGAAGCCCAGGCCACAGCAGTTTGGAGCACAGAAACTCCTATTTTTTATTAGTATGAGCACAGCGTGGCATATCAGGTTAGCAGAAATGGCATGAACTGAAGCCCCTCCAGTTCTAATGGCCCAAAGCAGTGGGCAAAGCTCCCAgacccacagcactgctccccaTCAACACCTCATAAAGAACACCCTACATCCATGGGCACACCACCTTACCTCAGGCTCTTGGGACACGGAGAGATGGCCAGGCACCTACACACAAAGAGAAAACCTTGGGTCAGTTTGGGGCAGAGCCAGCATGTCTGAGAGGAGAGCCAACTGGATTCGGAGCAGAATCAGCTGGtttcagggctgtgctgggtaCTTACAGGGTGGGCGCgggctgcagcccacagcagcaaCATCAGCAGCACAACCTTCATCCTGCAGCTGAGGTGTAGAAGCGTGTGGTGCTCGTGCTGCCGTCCCGGCACGGCTGCCTGGCATTTAACTGCTGCCCGGGGCCATGGACAGCCAATGGCACTGGGGCCAGGCACGGAGGTGTCAGCGGGAAACGGCCTCCCACGCTTCCTCCGGCGGGACGCCAGCCCCAAAAACAGCtgctggtggggggggggggggggggggggggggagggtgttGAGCAGCCAGCCCGGCCCTGTGTTTTCCTTGCTAAATTTACCCCCTCAGTGCACACTTCCAGGCGTGACGTGCAGGAAATGAGGCACCCACACTGGACCCCGGCCCTCAGATGTATagtgtggggcagggggagggaACAGCAATAGGCACAGGTCCTTATGGGCATACAGTGTGTGGATGTACCAGTGGATGGATACATCCAGCAGTCACTCCAGGGTCCCCTGCGGCAAAGAACTGGGACCAGGACCATGCCCATGTCCCTGGAGTGTTACGTGCATTTTCTGTATCACACCATTAcacccctcctcctcctccgtcTCACCCTGCAGATGAGGTGGGATGTGTTTTCCTCTTGACCTGTGACCAAATTATACCCCTGGCCCCCGCCAGATGTGAGCATATATCACCAGCCTTATTTTAGGCGCCTCGAACAATTACCACCTGCTGTTGTTTGGCTCTTGGCGTCTGGCCTGCATCTAACTCAACCCCTGAAGACCCAGCGCCAGTGAACACAAAAACAGGCAATGCACAGCCAAACCcctgcaaaacagaacacagctcAAAATTGGACTAAAATGCCCCAAATTCCAGGCATAGACTGCAGCACCTCTGTTCACCACCTTTCCCCAGGATAGAAATACCTGAAAGAGAGCCATGGTTGTCACTGAGCTCTGCCATCATCATGCTATCCTCCAGCTAAACGCATTGCTGTAGCTGGGCAGAAGCATGGCCACAGCGACATCCTCACACCCTAGTGGGAAGTAAGCAGAAGTGTGCCCACCTGCAGCAGGTGATGGCCCTCTGCTCCCCCAAAAAATGGTgcaaatagaatcatagaaccattaaggttggagaagacctcttAGATCCtaagtccaaccaccaacccatccaccatgcccactgaccaagtccctcagcaccacatctccacagttctcaaacacctccagagacggCAGCTCCACCATTTCCTTCAACCCTGAATCCTAAGCTTTGAGCATCAGAGGgacaaaagaaacataaatacAGTGAATGAAAGGGCATCTGGAAATGCTGCTCCCAACCTCTGAGCATCTTGATCACACGCACCAATCCAACCCTAGCCATGGGCTGGTGTTCATGTTTCTGTTCACGCCAGCTGTCTCACATCACCTCTGTGGACCATGGGGTCCAAGCATGGTGACACTACGTGCACTGTGTTTCGCTGGACAGAAATGGTCACCAAAAAGTGCTTTATGCATAACACTGCACATTACACTGCTCCAAATGCCTCATtaatgcaaacacacacacacacctcaaCACCAAAGCACATCGTGACATCTCACATCTACTGAATCAATGTAGCTCAGAAACTTTCAGGTTACATCCGTATCTACCTGGTGCCGGCTGAACCACCCTTCctgttcttggttttgttttgcttttttttaatacgtCTTTTTAAGAATTCACTCCACTTTGGCCAATATAGAGCATTAGTTGAGTCAGTCTGGCTGAGGGGCAAAAAATAGCCATCTCTCTGTCTGCACTTTAAAATAGCTCCTCCCCAACGGGAGTCAAATGTTCCCGGTTCAGGAGGGATGTttatttctctccctcttttttaaacttttaatttCAGCTTGCGTAGGCAATGTGGTCAAACAcaacacagcccagcactgcggCTCAGGGGCGACAGACTCGAGTCTCTAATACAGAGAGCACAGCACACCCCGGAGGACCAGCACTCGATTTAGCAGTCACatacaggcagcagcagcagtgtcagAGCCACTTCCCGCTCATCACCTCCATACCTTGCAAGTATGTGAGGACCTGAGTCCTGGCTGCTGTTCTTTCTCATCTCCCGTCAGGAAAATCACGTTACAAACACAGCTGAAACAGGTTTATTTAAAagtgataatgaaaaaaagaaaaaagagaagcaatgcACAACAGCAAAGCGATGATTGGTTTTGACAAACAGAGTTCCCCCTTGGGCTGGCTTTGTGCTACGCAAATAGGGTGCAGATCAGTGCTGCAAGGAGGGATGAACCCAAGGAATCCGTGTGGCCACAGCCAGGAATTCCTACAGTTATTTTAATAAAGAGCAAGAAGGGGGGAGTGGGACACTGGGATTAGATGAACCATGAAAGCACCTCGTGTGTATGGCTCTACCTTAGTTGTAGAAATGTAGATGATGAAGTAAATAGACTTAAAAaccctcttcttcttcttcttcttctttttttttctaatcttatTCTGCAtgtgcttgttttcattttttttttaatgagatgccacattttgttgatgtttttcCCCTCACTAAATTCTTAGGAAATAGCTCAGCTAGAAAACACTCATTGTCAGCTCATACGTATTTATTGTCACGCTCTCACTGAGTGTGAGTGTAGACAGGGCATAGGAGAGTGCCATCTCTCATTAAGAAGTGTAAGTTTTAAATTTCAGAAAGCCATACGAACACTTACTTACTCAGACTGTAAGAATTCCAGTCTGAGTTCTGGACGCCCTCAGGAGGCATTTGAGTTTTCATTCCTTGGGGGTAAAATGGACAGATGGAATCAAATACTCATTTAAGTTGGTACAGAGGACAAAATTTAACCCTGCATATAAACCAGCATTATACTGTCCCTATAATTACCACTGCAATTATGCTCATAGCTCCATCAGCACTGTCTGGTTGAACATAGACCCAAGCCCCTAGCAAGCCCTAGAGAAGGCACAGCAGACTCCAAATGCTTTCAcaccattttttcccttcagtaaatttttaaaaaagaaaaaaaaaaaacaaacccaccaaAAAAAGCATAGACACATAAGCAGATATTATGGATACAACCACTGGTGTATTTACACAATTTCTTTACGTATTCTAAAGACCACCTGAATTTCAAGGTGTTTGCGTTATTCCTAATGCAGCGTAAAGCAAATCTGACAGAAAAGTCAGGTCTTTGACTTGCTTTATTTCAGAACCAGGGCCGGCATTGAGGTTATATTGCACTTGACATACAGGAAACCTGTGAATCCATCCTTTGCACCTGGTATGCAAATGGTGGCTCAACACCACTCCCTTGTGGGCACAGGTGTGAAGGTCTGTGACTGCACTGAGCACACAGATGAGCACAGCTCCAATAACAACAAACCTGTCCATGCAGTTCCTCCTGCCTGGCAATAAAACACAAGACAGTTGTTTTACTAAGACAAGCTTCCCCCAGCTCATCCTCCTCTTACTTTGTTGATGTTCATTTACCAAGTGTTCAGTCCCAAGTCTACAGACATCAGAAAGCATCTTGCCACTGACATGGCTCCTAGGCACACAGGCAACAAGCACAGCCCTGAAATGCAGACTGAAGCCAAGGCAGCAATGCAAACTATGGGGACTGCTGGCATAACACAGGTATGCAATGAGGTCTTGACCTTCTACTGCCAAACCACCATAAATACTGCCACACACCTTGCCAGCTGTCACCTCCCCATCAGACACACTAGCATCCAATCCATTGTCCCGCGTCAAATACAGGTGGGGACAAGATATAATTATTCAGTTTCCAAGTGATATCATCTAATGAGTCACAACAGTAATTTTGAGGTTGCAGTCTTCCAGGGAAGCAGCCACTTGGCTTCTTTCCCCCCCTATACTTAACCCTGACAAGTACAGCACCTCTTCTTGGGCCTGGATCCATCCATccacaaacaaaagcattccCTACAATGACCCCTCTGGCACAGCGGGGCTTGCTACACACATTCCCAGTAAAACCAGTCAGATATTGCAAAGAGAGATGTTTGTGGCATACCATAAAGCTTTGAATAAATAAGAAGgatcatctttttttaaatgcacaacaaaaggaaaaaacataagCTCTGAAAGCTCACCTCTCCCTTCAGACGCTGACTAGCCGACAGGACAGCAGAATTTCAACTCCAATAGGCATCAATCAGTTTCcaggcagagaagcagagatAAAAGAGAAAGGGATTTATAGAGTTTCTCATGGTATTTTgtcaaagttttattttctgcatggaCTACAGAAACAGGGCTTGGCAGTGATattgctccttttttttcacttgtttggATTTATTACCAATAAACTCTGTAGTTGGCCATACAGAAGTTAAGTTTTTGTACAGTGTAGGAGTGGATCCAGCTGCATCTAGGTCCTTACCTTTGTGGTTCTGGGGTtaagagagcaatgaggtccccTCATGACACAAAGGTAGGGCCTCCTGTACAAAGATACTGAATCTTTGTGCAGTAAATAATCAAGTGCATCCAGCCACCTCCATACTTGTTAGACCACCACGTTGCATTATACCAATAAACATACTCCTGCTTCTCTTGCAAGTGAGATGCACAGTATAGTTGTTTCCACACACAGCAGAACAACTTGCAGATTTTCACACATATACCATCTCCCTCTGCTATCATCATCACTATCTGAGAGATGGCACAGCCATGGCAACAGCACTAACACAGGTAACTCCGGAATTATGCAAGACTCCaagactgatttttaaaaaaaattacttatttattattattatttttaatttagagctttgcttttctctctttttctttctttccctccacaGACTTGCATGCACATTGCACGGTATGCtgaaacagctctgcaaaactTAGCAAGGACCAGCATGCGCCTTGCTTTACTTGCTTGCAGCCAGGCAACATGACTGTCCCAGCTGATCTCTTGTTCAGCTCTTTTGGGGCCAGAGTGACAGAAACTATTGCACCCATTCCCTTTGGCACCCCTCCCCCTGAAAGGCTAAATACGCCCTTCCCACACTATTGCTGAGCCCCACTGGCCCAGAGCCTGCGAGCACTGAATGCTTTTTCTCATTCGATTAATTCAGCAGAATTTCACTAATTCATCCCCCAACCTCTGCACCTCATCCAGTGGATGCCCAGGACCGTGCATCATTTCGTTTTACTGAGATTCAGAGTCAGACCTTCCTCCTCAGAAGCTCACAAAAAACACGCTTTCTGAAAGATTCCATATTCAATGCCAAAATACACCACAGGAAAAATCGGCAAGGCTCACGGATTTCCAGTGCACCAGTGGCTAACCAAGTAGGAACACCTCCTCTACTGCTATGGTACTGTTTCTTATTAATTTCTTAGTTAAAACCTTAAATGTCTTTTATGTAATCctctatttttttgttgctaGGTTGTtcgtgttttttttccaactgaatTTCTTAGAGTATCGTTTGCTTTAAGGATAAACAGTATGAGGCATTTATGCCTGGAGCAGTGTTTTGTGGAAGAGAAGGCACAGCGTAATTATTGTGTTGAAAAAGGTGACCTTTATTTTACCAGTGAGaccattattttccttctgattccACAGAACAATAAAGCATTATACGAtgaccaacaaaaaaaaccatacagTCGTCTACCATGAGAGGTGCGTGGTGACCTGATTTCCCACAACACCTGCCACATCTCCTGCAGCATCAGTTCAGGAACCCCCTCCAACAGACAGGGATACAAAAGGCAAGGTTCAGCCTTGACCCTTCCCATAGGCAAGAGCTGAGGCAGGAGATGTGGTTGGTCTTGAGGAACCTTTCACAAACGTGGTTGCAGAACAGGTAAAAACCTGCAACACATATAGCATCTGCAAAGGAAATACAGATTCCAGGATGTGATAACAGACAAATTTTTATCATCCTGCCTGTTTAACAGGTCTCATTTTGGAACTTCTCAAATTTAATCAAAATAGCTCTTCTTTGGCTTCAATCTGGCTTAAACTACATGGGGCAAGGGATGAGGGGGagtatggaagaaaaacagaattttaggaaaaataaaatcaaatgccTTACTTTGTAGAAAGAGTATAATAGGTCTAACAATTTATATTACACGAGAAttgtttaaaaaccattcccAAGGTCTCTTGAAATAACGTTGTTTTTCCTATTACTGAACTGAGAAGCCATAAAGTACATACAGCCGATGGCTTTTGCAGCTAAAGAACAGGTGGTGTCAAAGAGATTGATTCTTATCACTGGAGCAGAGTAAAAGAGTataattcttctcttctgaaatctATTTTCTAATTACATTCTCTTCGTTGACTCTGTTCAGATCCAACTCTGCCTTTgctatatatatgcatacacatgAATTAGTTTATGGACatgtgtgtacacacacacacacacacacacactcctaCAAGAACTTTTGAAACAGTCCGTGCTTTACCAGCtgcatttgaagaaaatcaaTCCTGTTACCACATCCTGATAACAGGAAGACTTTGTACAGTTCTTAGTTTCCATACTGCAATTCATGACTTTCCCTTAGATATTTGTACACAACTATGAGTACTGTGATTATCATCTGCCTATGAGGTACACATATTTGAAGTATTTACCCGTGAGGATGTGGGCATCAGcatctgcatttcctgctgaAATAGACTGTATCATTTTACCAAGGTATTTCAGGGTACGTGAGCAAAAGCTCAGTTCTGAAGCCTCCATTGTTTAAATGATTATGAAAAAAGTTGCAGTGTCTTTTCACGTTTGACTCAAAAAACTCATCATCTGAGTCCCATCCTCATGAGACAAGAATTTGTGTCCACTGTACACAATGAAATACTGAGTTCCAAAGCTGACTTGCCTTCTCATTCTCTTTCCCAAATCCTGGACAGCTGCCACACTCATTAAGGGTGACAGAAAAGGCACCTCCATTTTTCTAGAATTAAGTCTAATGACAAAGGACTACGCAGAATTTTCTCCCACTGCCAAAGCTGAAACTAGGTCAGTTTACATGCTTTTGTTTATCACAAGGCATTCATCACCTTCAGCTGCAACCTCTGCCAATTAATCATTTCTGGGTGGCATTTCATAAGCCTTGAAAACATGATGGCCGCATTGGATTTGCTGTGCCAGTGGCTGACCAAAAATGCCcaattagaaacaaaacacaaaggaagCAGTAAAAGCTGCACTTTCCACCTCATCTATTCTTGCAGATGGTTTTCTCTCATTTCCCATTTAAGCTGCATACTTCATGCTGTGAGCAATGACAAACAGTGAGCCTTGGTGAAATTCCTGGTTGATGAAGGGGAACTGGTCTTAGCGATGAATGGGCAAGACTGGCAGGCCAGATGTCATCACCTGAAGACCTCTAGACAAAAAAATTGTGTCATTGATCACATTACAAGTGACTGCTGCCACACTTGATAAGAGTGGTAGCCCCTGTGTAGTACTTCTGCCAGAGATAAGCTCATGAGTAATTTCTGGTCACCAGTAGTGCATTGCTCACATGCTCACAATGACACCAGCAACTGCAGGAGCActaaaagtgaaataaagccATAAACGAGCATCTCTGCAACCTGAGGTTTGAAGACATTATCAGAAGTCTAGGTAGAACTTGAACTGGTGGTTATAACTTTCAGGCTTCCCAACAGAAGAGACGCAGCAACAAAAACTGGAGTTGCTTAATATGACTTAGTGCACCCACATCCAATAGGGCTGAGTAACAGGAGCATCCTTAGGTCCAtctccacacagcagctctgtgctgttctctggaaaaaaacatcattcCAGGGTTGTCTACCCAAAATAGTTGCCATTTGTcaggacaatttttttttttcccctccattttaAGCCGAGATGCATGCATCCTACAGGGGACTCACTGCAGGAGTAAGTGAGTCAAAGCTTCTGCCTCCTCCAGGTTTCAGGcaaataaatttcttctttcctagactgaaaataaaaaataaaaaaaaataataaaaaaaaaaaatcagtgaaagcCTAGTTAGCAATGCTTTCTCAGTATGCCAGGTGTTAAATTCCCCATTTCTCAGAGCAAGATACTGCTATGCAAGAAATCCATTCCATGTTTGTCTTTTGATCAAGCTTCCTTACAGATCTCATTGCAAAGCACGGTGACTGTGTTTCTTGAGGTGGGGGCGTGCTGCTTTCAGAATAGCTCCATCTGCAATACTGACAGTTCTGCTCGTCTGAAGTGACACAAAAGCTTGTTTTTAGAAACGCAGTTCTGTGGGACAAATttggaaatgaaggaaagaacaaagtGTCTTCACATTTAGATTTCAGGGTAGAAAAAAGAATAGCGTCACAATGCAAATCCTTGCATCATATGACAGATAATGCTGAGCTTTTTCCATGACAGTCATCTTAGTTACTGTGCATTACATTTGCACCTGAGCAGGCAGTAAGTCTGTAACAAGAATGACTTTTCTTTTCTAACATCAG
The Lagopus muta isolate bLagMut1 chromosome 4, bLagMut1 primary, whole genome shotgun sequence genome window above contains:
- the DMP1 gene encoding dentin matrix acidic phosphoprotein 1 codes for the protein MKVVLLMLLLWAAARAHPVPGHLSVSQEPEDAAPGDVVNALGPLLGDEDHGHLRAGVGPWDTGDADVAIGNHVERDLAEHNGLPAWPGDEEDDSGDDTFDEDKEEGEGPAYGTGDTGGHGDSSSSSSSESAMAPRRHIRYHGGSRWGGGSSSSQEDDAESIGLGSEGMQGDDPSVFESLGGRHRSRGNSGSPWEDKDSQSPEIEDTNSVEDSEEKSHSQENSKASRSREDGDSPSQEDGDSPSREEEDSPSQEDGDSPSQEDGDSPSQEDGDSPSQEASDEESAEDGSEEVVSTPEGRSSREERASAENKSTMSDLDTEEEQSRSKEDSLETEEYVSKPDEDAPSASTESQSSSPEGSQEDSEGEEDKTVSEESTSTESTNSASPEEEDDDDDDEHSQEATSRGDASSLRSLKNRRRRPGAYHRKQAAELDDDDCQDGY